Genomic window (Streptosporangiales bacterium):
CCCTGACCCGGCGCTGACGCCGCCAACTCACGAACGTGCCCCTGACCGAGCCGCACCAGCCATCCGGCGCCTCCACTCCACAGTGCGCAACAGCATAGAAGACCAGGACGCGAATTTGGGCTGCTCAGCAGAGCGCAACCGCGGCCGGCACGCCGTGCTCGGCCGCCGTCGGGCACGATGAGCGAATGGATGCGAATCGAGGTACGCCTGAGCAGATCTCCGCGCTCTTCGACGAGACGGCATGGCACCAGGTGGACGGCTTCACCGACCTCACCGACGTCACCTACCACCGCGCAATACGGCACGGCACCGTACGAATCGCCATCGACCGGCCCGAGGTGCGCAACGCGTTCCGCCCGCACACCGTCGACGAGCTCTACCGCACGCTCGACCACGCCCGCATGTCACCGGACGTCGGCTGCGTACTGCTCACCGGCAACGGGCCGTCGCCGAAGGACGGCGGCTGGGCGTTCTGCTCCGGCGGCGACCAACGCATCCGCGGCCGCGACGGCTACCGCTACGCCGACGGCGACTCCCAGGACACCGTGGACAAGGCACGGGCCGGCCGGCTGCACATCCTCGAGGTGCAGCGGCTGATCCGGTTCATGCCGAAGGTGGTCATCTGCGTCGTTCCCGGCTGGGCCGCCGGCGGCGGGCACAGCCTGCACGTCGTCTGTGACCTGACCCTGGCCAGCCGCGAGCACGCGCGGTTCAAGCAGACCGACGCGGACGTGGCCAGCTTCGACGGCGGCTTCGGCTCTGCGTACCTGGCCCGCCAGGTCGGCCAGAAGCGCGCCAGGGAGATCTTCTTCCTCGGCCGCGCGTACGACGCCGAGGAGGCTGCGGCCATGGGCGCGATCAACGCCGCCGTCCCCCATGCCGAGCTCGAGAGCACCGCGCTCGAGTGGGCGGCCGAGGTGAACGCGAAGAGCCCCACCGCCCAGCGGATGCTGAAGTACGCGTTCAACGCAGCGGACGACGGGCTCGTCGGCCAGCAGCTGTTCGCCGGCGAAGCAACCAGGCTCGCGTACATGACCGACGAGGCGGCGGAGGGCAGGAACGCCTTCCTGGAGAAGCGTGACCCGGACTGGGCGAGCTTCCCCTGGTACTTCTGACCGGTCCGCTCATGCCGGCTGCTGCGCCGGATCGAGCGCCAAGTCGAGCTCCGCGAGGACGCTCTCCACGTACTGGCGGTCGGGGTCGTCGATGCCGAGGTCCTGGTGCTCGTCCAGCCACTGCCGCAGGTTCGAACGGGCCTTGCTCGCCTCTTCCACGTAGTCGTACACCGGGTCCTGCTCGATCGCCCCGAGCCGCTGCGCGCGGGCCAGGTCCGCGGCCGCCAGGGCGAAGCCGGTCGCGCCGGCGATCCGTCCGGGGATCTTCACGAGCTCTGCCGGCGCCTTATCGCCCATCTCGGTGGCCGTCCTGGCGATTGCTCTCGAACGCATGGCGATGCCGCGGGCGAGGAGGTTCCGGTAGTCCAGGTTCATCAGCGTCAACAGGCTGTCCGGACTCGTCGCGCGGGCGGCGTCCTCGGTGAACTGCCGAAGCTTGCTCGAGTGGTCGAGTAGCTGCACCATCGGCTGACCGTGTATCGCTTTCAACTCGCTTGGGCCCACCAACGTGCGGTCGACCGCGAGCCAGCCGGCCGACACCTCGAAGATCCGCTGCCGGCCGTCCAACGCGTCCACGAACAGCCCCTTGTTCGTCCGCAGCGCCTGCTCGGCAGCATCCGCGTTGTCGACCACCTCGGGGGCAGCGTCGTACACGACCTCGAGCGCCGCTTTCGTGCTCCTGTCGAGCAGTGTGGCGGTGCTCAGCGTCAGCTGGATCGCGGCCCCGAGGTTGGCCCGGTCGTTCTCGGCCAGCGTGGCGGGGACGGGGATGTCGCCCTCGTCGATCCAGTCGACGGTGCCGTTGTCGTGCACCAGACAGCCCAGCGACTTCGCGTGTCGCTCCAAGCTGGCAGGTTCACCTGGAGCGTGCTGAACCCGAGCGTGGCCGACTGCATGGCGGCAGCACCGGCCTCCATCATTGCCTGGCCGATGTTGAACGCGAGGACGTTCGTGTGCAGCACCTTCTCCGCGTCCGGCTGCCCGACACCACGCCAGCACCGCTCACTCTGGATCGGCCGCCACACAGGTGTCTCGAACGCGCCGAGCGCCTTGGTGATATGTGACCTCGCTTCGCCGAAGCCGGCCGTCGCGCCACCGCCGCTGTTGATGTGGAGCAGCGTCGACTTCCGCATAAGACTCAACGGTCGCCGTTCAGAACTGGTCGGCGGCGTCGTAGTCACCGCGACTGACCGCAGCCGCGCTCGCATGCGGCCTGTCGCCGATCGTGCGTGACGTGTCGCGGTGATCGCAGAAGGTGAAGACCCACTTCTGCCGGCACAACAGGAGCATGCTGCTGAACTCGGGTTCCTACGTGGGGCTCCAGCCGTTCCCGAGCTGGGTCACGGCAGGCTGCACCAGGTCGGCGCTGCTGCGGCTCTTCGTACCAACGCTACGTACCCCGGCGGGGTCCATGTCGAGGGCCATATCGATCACCCAGACGTGCGGCACTGGCCACCGGTTGCATCGCCGCGGAAACTGCGGTCCGGTCAGCTCTCCGGCTCGGCCGGCTTGGCCGTCGCGTCCGTGGCCGGCTCGTCCGACCTGCTCCGCATCCGCTGCCGCAGGCCGCGCACGCCACCGGAGAGCGCGGCGGCGAACCGGTCCCTGATCCGGTGCAGGACGACGTAGCTGAGCAACCCGCTCACGATGAGCCCGAGCAACACCCCGAGCACGCCCTTGGCGCCGAGCAACCACATCAGTCCCCAGCAACCGAGGAAGAGCGCCACTCTGGCGGACATGTACTTCAGGAACGCACCCATCACGTGGAGCCTACGCGGCCGGCCCTGCCGCGACTCAGGTGCCCCGACCCGCCATCACCGGGTGGAACGCGAACTGCGCGACGAGGGCGGACGCGAGCGCGGCGAGCACGGCCGGCACGCCGACGAGCACCAGCAGGCTGAGGTCGGAGAGGTCGATGCCCCGGCTGGTCATGGTGGCGACCAGTGCCACCAGGAGGAACGCGACGACGACGCCGATCGCCGCGGCGACGGCGGCCGCGACCCGCACGGCGAGGCCGCTGCGGTTGGCCGGTTCGTGCG
Coding sequences:
- a CDS encoding DUF4229 domain-containing protein, whose translation is MGAFLKYMSARVALFLGCWGLMWLLGAKGVLGVLLGLIVSGLLSYVVLHRIRDRFAAALSGGVRGLRQRMRSRSDEPATDATAKPAEPES
- a CDS encoding 1,4-dihydroxy-2-naphthoyl-CoA synthase produces the protein MDANRGTPEQISALFDETAWHQVDGFTDLTDVTYHRAIRHGTVRIAIDRPEVRNAFRPHTVDELYRTLDHARMSPDVGCVLLTGNGPSPKDGGWAFCSGGDQRIRGRDGYRYADGDSQDTVDKARAGRLHILEVQRLIRFMPKVVICVVPGWAAGGGHSLHVVCDLTLASREHARFKQTDADVASFDGGFGSAYLARQVGQKRAREIFFLGRAYDAEEAAAMGAINAAVPHAELESTALEWAAEVNAKSPTAQRMLKYAFNAADDGLVGQQLFAGEATRLAYMTDEAAEGRNAFLEKRDPDWASFPWYF